TGATGCAGTGAATCAGTTTATCTTGTGGCACCGCAGAGACATAATCCTGAGCGCGGCCGTTCTTGCAGCAGGATCTTCAACCCCATCCTCATCGCAGGCAATGACTGCTGCCGCTCCtgcaccaccgtcgcctcctgaaccaccgtcacctcgacatccgccgtcaccaccaccgcttaggtcaccgcctcgccaacctacaccaccaccctccccttcTCAACAACCGCCTCTCCCGACCCCGCAACCAGTTCAagcctctcccacctccccaACTAAACAGCATGCTCCCCCGGCTCCGCCCTCAGTTCAAACCTCTCCACCTACACCCCAATCTGCTCTGGTAGAAGAAGTGCACATACCAGATGGTACTACATCCGAACCAAAGTCTAATACTTTGGAACCTCGTCGTATAATTCCAAAGTTGATATCGACATACGACCCAAAGGAGATTGACAAGgataaggagaagttcatgttttcagctttcaggaattctgagaagagaaaagaacttgctcacgtcttgtcagactcccagaagtcagtactagcggcccaagatgaagtgcaatcctggttatctgccgatgtgcctgaaacttatgagtatggcaagccattcttgccaacttatcttatgaacaagctaccatgggaaatgagggtaatgcacgaatggtatatgaaggcatctaggaaaggtctcggtttcataagcgtcgccgtcccggaaggcgctttcatgagtggtcctaatgggatattttttatctctttccaaGACCTTTACGCCCTCTACAAGCTAGATAAAATGGACGTTAATCTCGTTGCGGCTTTCTGTCTGTAAGTCTAAACTCTTTATTACATGTTGCACGTTTCATTCGAAACAACTAAACCAAAtctcatttcttctttattcattgtacagtatgcaattccacgaagctgatagaactggagcaaaggttggatacgtcgatccaacaagaatatgcaaaaCACAACACACCATAGAGCTGAGACAGGACTGCGAGCAATTGGTTGGCAAGACCccggaagaaaaggaagaatatgtgaagacattgcacaagaggaagaagctagaagtagcaacatacttggcaatagcaatgttggcgcacgccgacaaagatgtcttaatggtcccctaccagttcacgtaagctctctcttctttttgtttaattaatttatcttcttcggaattttctgtctccaataagcctatcttatatgtagagaccactacatattattccttgtatatccgaaagaccaattgatcatatcattggaccccgcacactatgacaaggagacatttatggaattcctcactattttgaatttgtaagtgataaacatttcattactataaattgtttaggtcgatcaccagtcttctaactactaataaaacaattgtttccttcaaacagagcacacaagtactaccgcaaaagaggtggaccagtacatattccatcccagaagaagttatccgtcaggactggctggccggtactatcaaatttataccaatacaactaattatcgaatagtacatatatactaaatatatctactgagatcggtccccataattatatcgcagtgctacaaacaaccaccaggaaccaacttgtgtggttattacgtgtgcgagatgctcagagtaaatgggaggtacaaaacaaccagtaaccgagtaggtcatcgaactcttctctacaaagaaacccatctcgcacacacttctcactgagtaccgttttattttcctttctgtgtgcagatccccgaaatcccatatattgcacaacgattcaaccacactactatcttgaacgtggccgctgacctctgccgattcatccgtcgcgatgtctgcaacgcaagaggtctcttctacgacaaccagagtgaactcgcaatggacgacaaatttaaacctctcagagagtgggagaaagaacatatgcaataacatgtacactacttatacatatgatgaaaaaactgtgccacttgtattatatatttgtatgtaaattacaattgaattaatggttatgtattacatgtttgttactgcggcacttgtcttatcttatatgcttactactccgaaatacgataataaatccctcaataatttaatattaattacgaatcaccaaaatgctagaataaatattattttagctattcggaaattgaatttcgcatgcggtctacttaagacgcccgcatgcgaaaatagatcttcgcatgcggtcttcTTAGGTCGAccgcatgggaaaatatatcttcgcatgcggcttcttatatggaccgcatgcgaagatctattttcgcatgcggccgtcttaagtgaccgcatgcgaagatcaatcttcgcatgcggctgcgacggccgcatgcgcaaatggtgatctttgcagaccatttcgcgcatgcgggccggccaaccgcatgtgaagatcgattccgcccgtatgaaaaacgctttctgtagtagtgctcTATCATCACCTTAATTAATTGTACTTTTGAATGAAATAGTCGGTACATGCAACTTGATAACTGTGATTTATCAAATAATATttagaattttaattaatttgctaTTTTCTTATAGGTGTCACGCCTGAGTCAGCAAGCTTTGCCGATACTGGATATGACCCCCCGCCAAAAAAATGGAAAGGGATTTGCCAGGTTGGCCCATCGTTTGAGGCCATAAGTTGCAACCGGAAGTTTATCGGTGCACGGTGGTACATCGATGACGAGATTCTAAGTAGCATATCCGATAACGAGGTTCTTTCTCCTAGGGATGTCGAAGGCCACGGCACGCACACAGCCTCAACGGCTGGCGGCAACATCATCCACAATGTTAGCTTTCTGGGGCTAGCTGCAGGGACAGTTCGGGGTGGAGCGCCCCGTGCACGATTAGCCATATACAAGGCCTGTTGGTCCGGTTATGGCTGCTCCGGTGCCACCGTGTTGAAAGCCATGGACGACGCTGTCTATGATGGTGTTGATGTCTTATCACTTTCTATAGGTGGTACAAAAGAAGATGTGGGAACCCTACATGTCGTCGCTAATGGTATCTCGGTTGTCTACGCTGGTGGAAACGATGGTCCCATTGCTCAGACGGTGGAGAACCAATCACCATGGCTAGTAACGGTCGCTGCAACCACCATTGATCGGTCCTTGCCTGTGGTTATCACCTTGGGAAACGGCGAAAAGTTGGTGGTATGTTTGTATTAATtagataaataatatatatgtgtCCGACGATATAATGCCAGCTGTTTGCAATTTGTTTATCGATCATGCATTAATTTGATTATCTCCATCTCATCTCTGACGACACTTCGCAGGCGCAATCCTTTGTCCTCCTGGAAACTGCAAGTCAGTTCAGTGAGATACAGAAGTACACAGACGAGGAGTAAGTGTAGTAGCTAGGAAATCAATACTAATTACCATATGATTCAAtacatatacatttttttcaatTAAGATAATAGAAAAATTCTGGCCTTTACCTAGAAGTAAGCTCAAGTCAAATTGTTATTTCGTacccctccgttttataatttcatattataagttgtttctAATCAAAGTTTTATAAGTTTATAACCAAATTTACAAAAATtgatatagtaatattttaaatataaaacaaacatattattaaaatatattcaatgttaaatttaatgaaactaatttagagttgtagatgttgctaatttttttataaatttggtcaaacttaaagatgtttgaataagaaaaaaaagttaaacgacttataatacgaAATGGAGGTAGCGAGtagcacatatatatgtcataATTTGGATGGCAAGATATTGCTAAGAGCAAATCCTATTGCGAAATCTTCATCCATAATTGACAAAGAGCTATGTAACCATCATCTCTATATAAAGACATGCGTACTTCATCTTATCGTTTGTCCTTCTCAAGTAGTAAACTTTAGTGGAATCAGCCATATACaaaataatactacctccgttttataaatagatgatgccgttgactttttctcacatgtttgaccattcgtcttatttaaaaaatttacgtaattataatttattttgttatgagttgttttatcactcatagtactttaagtgtgatttatatcttatacatttgcataaaatttttgaataagacgaatggcctaacatgtgagaaaaagttaacggcgttatctatttaaaaaacaGAGATAGTATATCATATATAAAAACATCATGTACTAGCTAGGTAGTGTATAAAAtgatttgctgctgctgctgctgctgcagatgCAATGCCAACAATATTATGAACAGCACGGTGAAGGGGAAAATAGCCTTCTGCTTCATGGGAGAGATGTTGAATAATAAGCAGCAGACATCATACCCTGATGTCACCACGGCAGTGGCAGCCAAAGGAGGCAGAGCAGTCATCTTGCCGCTGTTCTACACCGAAACAATTCTCCAAGATGATCCCATCATCACTGATTTGGATATTCCGTTtttttatatctttttttttgcaattttatgGAACTTAAATGGTATTCATACACACAATTATCAAGGAGTTAAGGATTGGTATTGTCATTTTAcagttttattttctttaaggtgggaattcctagatttttctaatTAGTGTATAATTTCTCTCTTCTACCTTCTAGAAATAAATAAGGTGGTAACTTAATTTTAGAAGGATCTGCAActagtacaaataaataaagaaaggCAATTTCCTAATAGATGGAGTACTCTATTTCAGAtgcattaatttttttcttttgcaagaaAATTTAATTAACAATTTCTTCAATCAACAAGAATGTTTTCACCTGTTTTCTCATCAGACAATGTTCTGTTAACATAACACGGCATTCTCCCAAATTTGCAGCCGGACATTGCTGCACCAGGGGTTTCGATTTTAGCCGCTGCTCAGATTCCATATTACAAAGGTGTTTCCTACCATTTCGATTCTGGAACATCTATGGCTTGCCCCCATGTAGCTGGGATCATTGCGGTGCTCAAGTCCATTCATCCAAAATGGTCACCTGCGGCTCTCAAATCCGCAATCATGACAACAGGTAATtaattatctcttttttttttataacaaaaGGCTTTGTTTGGAACGTAGAGATTTGCGATTATATATATTTCGTTCAACAATCGGCTCACTTGATTGACCTTATTGGATTTAAAGAACTAGCCAA
This window of the Oryza sativa Japonica Group chromosome 4, ASM3414082v1 genome carries:
- the LOC4334972 gene encoding subtilisin-like protease SBT3.9 codes for the protein MVSVKENQIHQMHTSRSWDFLGMDYRQPNGLLAKAKYGDGTIIGVIDTGVTPESASFADTGYDPPPKKWKGICQVGPSFEAISCNRKFIGARWYIDDEILSSISDNEVLSPRDVEGHGTHTASTAGGNIIHNVSFLGLAAGTVRGGAPRARLAIYKACWSGYGCSGATVLKAMDDAVYDGVDVLSLSIGGTKEDVGTLHVVANGISVVYAGGNDGPIAQTVENQSPWLVTVAATTIDRSLPVVITLGNGEKLVLQPDIAAPGVSILAAAQIPYYKGVSYHFDSGTSMACPHVAGIIAVLKSIHPKWSPAALKSAIMTTALTYDNNGMPIQANGRVQKIADPFDYGAGFVNPVMAADPGLIYDITASDYLKFFNCMGGLGSGDNCTTAKGSLTDLNLPSIAIPNLRTFQAMTRTVTNVGQVNAVYKAFFQAPAGVEMAVEPPVLVFNKNRRVQSFRVTFKATRKVQGDYRFGSLAWHDGGSHWVRIPIAVRIVIEEIYSKIS